In Pseudomonadota bacterium, a single genomic region encodes these proteins:
- the tgt gene encoding tRNA guanosine(34) transglycosylase Tgt produces MFKFEVKKNSRDTRGRLGTIRTPRGEIRTPVFMPVGTHATVKAMTPEELKALGAQVVLANTYHLYLRPGHERIAALGGLHKFMNWKGQILTDSGGYQIYSLADLRRRFTEDGVEFQSHLDGGARHMLTPELATEIQEALASDIMMVLDECTPYPASEHEARASMELSLRWAGRCLDARRSGNALFAIVQGGMYPHLRREYIERILEIGTRDQGPGTRTASHQSPVTSHRFQGLAIGGLSVGEPPALMYEIVSSCAGHMPKDMPRYLMGVGTPEDLVECIDAGIDMFDCVMPTRHARNGSLFTARGHINIENSCFASDPSPVDAGCGCYACRNYSRAYLNHLFRAKEILAARLATIHNLQFYFDLIDRAALALGEDRYPEFKRNFLSMRKEKVCS; encoded by the coding sequence ATGTTTAAATTCGAGGTGAAAAAAAACAGCAGGGACACGCGCGGGCGGCTCGGGACGATCCGGACGCCGCGGGGCGAAATCCGCACTCCGGTCTTCATGCCCGTGGGCACCCACGCCACCGTGAAGGCGATGACGCCGGAGGAGCTCAAGGCCCTCGGCGCGCAGGTCGTGCTGGCCAACACCTACCACCTCTATCTCAGGCCCGGACACGAGAGGATCGCCGCGCTCGGCGGACTTCATAAATTCATGAACTGGAAGGGGCAGATCCTCACCGACAGCGGGGGGTACCAGATATACTCGCTCGCCGACTTGAGGCGCCGCTTCACCGAGGACGGGGTGGAGTTCCAGAGCCACCTAGACGGCGGCGCCCGCCACATGCTCACCCCGGAGCTCGCGACAGAGATACAGGAGGCCCTCGCGAGCGACATCATGATGGTGCTGGACGAGTGCACCCCCTACCCCGCCTCGGAGCACGAGGCGCGCGCCTCGATGGAGCTATCGCTCAGATGGGCGGGCCGATGCCTGGATGCGCGCCGCTCGGGGAACGCGCTCTTCGCCATCGTTCAGGGCGGGATGTACCCGCACCTGCGCCGTGAATACATAGAGAGGATCCTGGAGATCGGCACCCGGGACCAGGGACCAGGGACCCGGACCGCCAGTCACCAGTCACCAGTCACCAGTCACCGCTTTCAGGGTCTGGCCATCGGAGGCCTCTCGGTCGGCGAGCCGCCCGCCCTCATGTACGAGATCGTCTCATCGTGCGCAGGGCACATGCCGAAGGACATGCCGCGCTACCTCATGGGCGTCGGCACCCCCGAAGACCTCGTCGAGTGCATCGACGCGGGGATCGACATGTTCGACTGCGTCATGCCCACGAGGCACGCGCGCAACGGGAGCCTCTTCACCGCCCGCGGCCACATCAACATAGAGAACTCATGCTTCGCCTCCGACCCCTCCCCCGTCGACGCCGGATGCGGCTGCTACGCGTGCCGCAACTACAGCCGCGCCTACCTCAACCACCTCTTCCGCGCGAAGGAGATCCTGGCCGCAAGGCTCGCCACAATTCACAATTTACAATTCTATTTCGATCTGATAGATCGGGCTGCCCTCGCGCTCGGCGAGGATAGATACCCGGAATTCAAGAGAAATTTCCTCAGCATGCGAAAGGAGAAAGTATGTTCATGA
- the queA gene encoding tRNA preQ1(34) S-adenosylmethionine ribosyltransferase-isomerase QueA, with product MELTLFDYDYPEDLVAQRPLPERDSSRMMLVDRARRSFDHSRVSLLPSILRRGDLLVLNDSRVAAARLFGTIRGGERVELLVVEKDPDRTDAWRCLLRQAKRMRAGEKIFFGMQATATVAGRDGAFLLVDFKGDSLALAERFHGVPPLPPYIKRDGYSSYTDEDRARYQTVYANNPGSAAAPTAGLHLSGALLDSLAAAGVETASVTLHVGIDTFTPVRAENLEDHTMHGERVEIGEEAAHRITMAKAEGRRVICVGTTAARAIESAAAFEVEGSAGFLSWANGRIHHGAWTTRLFIRPGYEFRAMDAIITNFHQPRSTLLTMVSAFAGREFILSCYREAVRERYRLFSYGDCMFIV from the coding sequence ATGGAACTCACCCTTTTCGACTACGACTATCCCGAAGATCTGGTGGCGCAGCGGCCCCTGCCGGAGCGCGACTCCTCGCGCATGATGCTCGTCGACCGCGCGCGCCGCTCCTTCGACCACTCCCGCGTCTCTCTGCTCCCCTCCATCCTCCGCAGGGGAGACCTGCTCGTGCTGAACGACTCCCGCGTGGCCGCGGCCAGGCTCTTCGGCACGATCCGCGGGGGCGAGAGGGTGGAGCTGCTCGTGGTGGAAAAAGACCCCGACCGAACAGACGCCTGGCGCTGCCTTCTCAGGCAAGCGAAGAGGATGAGGGCCGGTGAGAAGATATTCTTCGGGATGCAGGCGACCGCAACGGTCGCCGGCCGCGACGGGGCCTTCCTGCTCGTGGATTTCAAGGGAGACTCGCTGGCGCTCGCCGAGCGGTTCCACGGCGTGCCTCCCCTCCCCCCTTACATAAAGAGGGACGGTTACTCCTCGTACACCGACGAGGACCGCGCCCGCTACCAGACCGTCTATGCGAACAACCCCGGCTCGGCCGCGGCCCCCACGGCCGGGCTCCACCTGAGCGGCGCGCTCCTCGATTCACTCGCCGCCGCAGGGGTGGAGACGGCGTCGGTCACCCTGCACGTCGGCATCGACACCTTCACGCCGGTCCGCGCCGAGAACCTCGAAGATCACACGATGCACGGGGAGAGGGTCGAGATCGGCGAGGAGGCGGCGCATCGGATAACCATGGCAAAGGCGGAGGGCCGCCGCGTCATATGCGTGGGCACCACTGCGGCGCGTGCGATCGAATCGGCGGCCGCCTTCGAAGTCGAGGGGAGCGCGGGCTTTTTGAGCTGGGCGAACGGCAGGATTCACCACGGCGCGTGGACGACCCGCCTGTTCATCAGGCCGGGGTACGAATTCCGGGCGATGGACGCCATCATCACGAACTTCCATCAGCCGCGCTCCACGCTGCTGACCATGGTCTCGGCCTTTGCGGGAAGGGAGTTCATCCTCTCCTGCTACCGGGAGGCGGTCCGCGAGCGATATCGCCTCTTTTCGTACGGGGATTGCATGTTCATAGTATGA
- a CDS encoding peptidylprolyl isomerase, whose product KAKGRTEEEALKLANEIKAKIDGGASFEDMAKEKSDDAMTKARGGNMGLVSKDDRRLMMRGFQPVLEKAFELKVGEVAGPIKTQSGYEIITVTQGIELEPFESAKQSILFKVRNTTRDNLLAKLKKDSKIAFKDEEGKKAATKAEDAGKPPVIKIPPEKADQAEAAAEAPATPPPAEKEKAEAKTPAAEEAKKE is encoded by the coding sequence AAGGCGAAGGGGCGCACCGAGGAAGAGGCGCTGAAATTGGCGAACGAGATCAAGGCGAAGATCGACGGCGGCGCCTCGTTCGAGGATATGGCCAAGGAGAAATCCGATGACGCGATGACGAAGGCGCGCGGCGGCAACATGGGGCTCGTCTCAAAGGACGACAGGCGCCTTATGATGCGGGGCTTCCAGCCGGTGCTCGAGAAGGCGTTCGAACTCAAGGTCGGCGAGGTGGCTGGCCCCATAAAGACCCAGAGCGGCTACGAGATCATAACCGTCACCCAGGGCATCGAGCTCGAGCCGTTCGAGAGCGCAAAGCAGTCCATACTGTTCAAGGTCCGCAACACCACGAGGGACAACCTCTTGGCGAAGCTCAAGAAGGACTCCAAAATAGCGTTCAAAGACGAGGAAGGGAAAAAGGCCGCGACAAAGGCCGAGGACGCGGGCAAGCCGCCGGTCATAAAGATACCACCCGAGAAAGCCGACCAGGCCGAGGCCGCTGCAGAGGCCCCGGCGACGCCCCCGCCGGCGGAGAAGGAAAAGGCCGAGGCCAAGACCCCTGCCGCAGAGGAGGCGAAGAAGGAATAA
- the yajC gene encoding preprotein translocase subunit YajC, with the protein MFMTLAATPLIAMAATPGGGGSQQGSLLSTMLPLVVIFAIFYFLMIRPQQKQAKRHKEMLSALKKGDRVVTRGGLMGTVYAIADSVVTIEIADNVRARFSRESIAGVENQAS; encoded by the coding sequence ATGTTCATGACTCTTGCAGCAACACCGCTCATCGCAATGGCCGCAACCCCGGGAGGCGGCGGCTCCCAGCAGGGCAGCCTGCTCTCGACCATGCTCCCGCTCGTGGTCATCTTCGCCATCTTCTATTTCCTCATGATCAGGCCGCAGCAGAAGCAGGCGAAGAGGCACAAGGAGATGCTCTCGGCCCTCAAGAAGGGCGACCGCGTGGTCACGCGCGGCGGCCTCATGGGCACGGTCTACGCCATCGCCGACAGCGTGGTCACGATCGAGATCGCGGACAACGTGCGCGCCAGGTTCAGCCGCGAGTCGATCGCGGGCGTGGAGAACCAGGCCTCGTAG